Genomic window (Nymphaea colorata isolate Beijing-Zhang1983 chromosome 1, ASM883128v2, whole genome shotgun sequence):
GACCTCTTTTGTGAGTATTTTTAACCTCCTCGGGCTCACCCAGAACAGATAATAGTTCTTCACAACCATGTTTGTTTGAGGGGCCGGGAGGTGTTAAATTGAGCTAGCAAAGAGGTCCAACATAACGTGGGAGCAGGCTACACTAACACGTATATAAGAGATTCCAAAATTGTTAATAACATTCATCCATTTTACCAATTTTCTTATGGACATAATCTCGAAAATTGAATGTAATCCACTTCTTTAATTAACATTTTTCTAAAGTTCAACATTCCTTCTTCGGAACATGGGAAACACTCGTGTTTCAGTTCACcaaacagaaggaaaaattaaagCATCAACAGGTCCTTTTTTGAGAGATAAGAAAGCGTTTATAAACTAAGCAAATTCAATGGCTGCCTGCGGTGCTTAGAAGATGGAAGTGGCAGAGGACCGACTGAGCGCACTGCCCGACCCCCTCATCCAGCTCATCCTTTCCTTCCTCCCCACGAATGAGTCTGCCAGGACAAGCGCCTTGGCCCGAAGGTGGCTCCATCTCTGGACCTTCATCCCCAACCTCCATCTTGAACTACGTCGTTGCAGGGACATTCATAAGGCTGGAAGGTTTGCTATGGTGGTCGACCGGTGTCTCCTGTTTCGGCTCCCGCCGTTACGGATTCTTCGGTAGCAAATTTGCGCAGATGATCCACTAGTGGAGGCGAAGCTAGAGAGATGGGTTTGGCATATCTTCTCAAACGACGGCCTCCATGAGCTTGTTCTCCGACCATTTTCTGTCTCCATGCGCGGTGAGCAGTTCTGTTTAGATGTGCCCAAGCTTCCTGTGCTTTCCGACTGCAAAGCCTTCAACTCCCTCAATTCCATACATCTATCTGAATTGAGAGTGACGGAAGGTCTAATACAACACTTGGTCCTAAATTGCCGGTTGTTGGAGAACCTCGAATTGAGCTACTGCTACATTGTTGGTAATATCAGAATCCATGGCGGTACCCATCTCCGTCTCAAGAATCTGACGATAAGCCATTGCTTTAGCCGGTACTGGCAGTTGGACATAGTTGCGCCCAACCTCTCCACTTTCACCTTCGTGGACGACAGACTGATCGACACCAAGCACATTTTATGCCGTCTCTGACGACTGCCATGGTTTCCTTTGTTGGGCAACTTGATGATCCTCGTACAGACGATGGTGCCTTGGTAGCATTTCTTAAAGGATTTGCCAACGTAACGACGTTGTTCTTGCATTTTCGTCCTTTTCATGTGAGTAGCGATTTGTTTCACTGTGGATATGAGATCTGCAGTGATGTGAAATTTTTAGAATCTCAAATACATTACATTGTTTTTAACTACTGAGATCTTTAACTTGAAGACCTCTCAAACATACCTTTCTGTGCAGTCTAGATCATCTTTAAGGCTATGAAACTCAACCTTAATGTAAGCCATTTCTGAATTACGTGCACAAGGCTAACTCATGATGCTAAGTCGTGACCAATGCATTCTTTTGTAGCGGAGAAAGCTTTTTTTCCAACCTCATCCTGATCTGCTTTTTCACTTCCTCAATTTGGTGGAACTGCAACTTGTTATCAGTCGAGGACGCCTCGTGTGGTGGGATTTGTGGATTTTATTGATGGCATGCCCCTGTCTTCAGAATCTCCTTCTTTCGGTAAACACTTTCATTTATAATGGTCGtcgatctttcttttctttatccaATTATGCTTTTTGCATCGCCTGCATGCTTTGAGTGTTTGATGTACTTTTTCACATTGTTGCTGTTGACTTGTCCTTTTAGTTGTTCTTTTCCAATGtttttatgaatattttatGTTGTGATGAATTATGAAGTTAAAACTAATCTTTGTCGTTATTTTCTGGGTTTCCTCAGTTCCCGCTCAATGAGGAGACGGATGACTACATCGGCAAGTTTCGGAATTCATTCGAGAGGCCGAATGAGATTCCCAATTGTCTGATTCATCATCTTAAGAGGGTTGAAATGACGGGCTTTGTTGGAGATGAAGACGACATGCAATTGATTGCACTCATATTGAAAGTGGCGATTGCACTTGAACGAGCCCATATTTGTATCGCTAAAAGATGCTGCTGCATCAAAGGAGGAGATTGCTGCATCAGTGCAAAAGATGCCCAAAAAGTCTAGTCGTGCGGAGGTCACCTTCTTTACGCCAGAAATATTCTCCTTACGGGTTGACATAGCGTGCATGcacttcattcacatatttCTCTTAATGAGCTTGTAGCTGTCTATCCCCTTACTATCAGAACTAGACTCCTGTGATCTGATATAATTTTGTTAGTTTATGAACGCTTTCTTATCTCTAAAAAAAGGACCTGTTGATGctttaatttttccttctgtttgGTGAACTGAAACACGAATGTTTCCCATGTTCCGAAGAAGGAATGTTGAACTTTAGAAAAATGCTAATTAAAGAAGTGAATTACATTCAATTTCCGAGATTATGTCCATAAGAAAAGTGGTAAAGTGGACGAATGTTACTAACAATTTTGGAATCTCGTATATACGTGTTTGTGTAGCCTGCTCCCCCGTTATGTTGGACCTGTTTGTGAGATCAATTTAACACCTCCCGGCCTCTCAAACAAACATGGTTGTGAAGAACGAACTATTATCTGTTCTGGGTGAGGTTAAAAATACTCACAAAAGAGGTCCGAAGCTCTCCCCTTGCTCTCTCTAAGTGAGGTGTGGTACATCCATTAATTAAAGTGCCGTGATCTAACAGTTCCCAGTTTATAAGAATAACACTCATGAAAATGAAACTGACGATTCcctaatttttcatttgttctttcatttcGGGGAATGAAATTGCGACGTGTTTTCTTTCATGTCATTGTAGACTTTTGGAGACACCAATTAGCGTAATGACCTCCAGTTTGTAACCAAGGATGGATCTAGTGTAATGTTAGTCATATGTACCGGAACTCGTCTGTTTCTATTagatttacattttaaaaaccCTCATTTTGTTGATCCCTCTTATTGGATCAATCGTCAGTGAAGTGCCAGAtcttactttttgaaaataagtgtatatacataatatctaagtttaaaattcatatctcGAACCACTTGGAGGTCAATTTCTCGAAAGGCTCTTCATCATTTTAAATAGATAGCAGTAATGGTTTTTAAACATAACGGCATTTAACAAAGCAAATCGAAAAGGTTAAAATAACTGTAGTTATTTGTTAAAGAAATTATCTTTGTGCTGCAGTAGCTCCGCTGAGTAATCAACACAAGACACAGTTAATTAGTGGATTTAACCTGTGTAATAGAGTTAAATGAGTGGATTTAACATGTGTAAGTGCCTAGAAATActctgtctctctatctctttcttatGGGTGGCGCATTATAGTTATCACTTCCTTTCCCTCTGTGATGTTTTGGTGGTAATCAGCAAGAGTTCTTTTCAACTAGCGGGGGGACAAATTTCAAGGTTGAAGAAAGTTAAGGGAGTACTGTCTTATTTCTCAAATCATTTCTGGTGAATAATTTAAACTTTTCTTTGAGATGCTGGCGGGTCGGCCATGGACACAAAAGGTGACAATCAGGGCTTACTGGTTTTTCCACCATCGGTGGTATTGGTGGAATGccgaaaaataaatataaatgaaataaataactttaaatataaactctctctctctctctctctctctctctttctcttatatatatatatatattctgtatTTGATTATGGAAAACTTTTTCGTGGTGAtctcaattttatatatatgcatgtctgGAAACTGCTAAGGATGCTTTAGTAATGTAAGATTTATCACAATAAAGAACTTGTCCGACCCACGTCGAGCATTCAAGTGAATGACGTCGGAGCTTTTCCGGCACTCTACCAATGTTTTATGATCATAAATTCATGAGCATCATGAGTCAGAGCCACGACCTGCTGGTCTCATGTTTATTCTCAGCCCAAAATAATGGGACTAGTAGATaggatgttatatatatatatactaacaAGCGTTAACAATaattagaatttaaaaatttattgttaaaaacatAAACCATTGTCACATCAGTACCagtttaatgatttttttttggtactaagtttttcaattttagcTATTCAGCAAACATGCTGCGGCAACAttgaacattatatatatatatataaaatgctgAAACCTTGCAATGTACATCGAGCAAGCCGAGTCTGAGCTcagccagctcaagctcggtTCAACTTACATATTGTTCTGCTCGTGCTCTGCTCGAGCTAAGTCAAGATTTATGAGGCAAGCTTGGCCAAAATGATTCACGTCGTCTTCTTGTTACCAAGAGCTGCATTGCCGGTGGCGGTGAACTTCAACACATCAGCAgtaaaatcgccctctaaaaccATCCACCGAGagtttgagattttgaaatcctcaaccatttttttctgatcgAGGCTTTCTGAAACCCCTGATTTAAAAGCATCCCAAATAGCCTACCTTTAAAGAATATGGACATAACACGTTTCATCAAAGAATTTCTTGTCAATAAACAATTAGTAACCTTTGCAAGATGCGTCTGAAGACCACAAAGACTTGTGAACATGTTTTTGCTCAACGAAACAACAAAGAAACTTAACACCTTTAATTAAATCAAActtcagaaacaaaaaaaaccacaaaTCCAATCTCTAGTGAAACCCGCGGAAGCTATGTTCTAtgttatgtttatattttaaaattaatttatattatttttcaaattttaaaaataaaaaaataaaacgatACAATGGGACAGATACACAATATACATGCATACTTTTATTTATAAAAGTGTTCATATATTGTTCATACAGGTCGTCACATGCACATTTAGAAAGAATTCACACAGGGGATCTTTGTTATGTGGCACGCAGAGGATATCCACTTTTAGGGGCACTTTTTCTTTGGGCGTCCACTCTCTTCACACCCTTGTACcttgtatattttattttctattttgttttgacGGTTTAttattagaaattttttgttcccaattacatattttcattttacccGGACCCTCGCGTCTCGACCTATCCCTCCATCCCATCCCATCGTTGAAAAAAGATCGTTGACGTGTGAGGCCGAGGGATGCCGGTCTCCTTTTCACGAGTTATCGTTCTCCAGCGGCAGCAGAGAAAGTCCTTTCGACTTCCAGGTCAACACAGAGCGTGTTCGTGGGGCTCGTCTCACCGTCCATAAGAAGGAATACCTTCGCGCTCGAGAGACGAATAAAGTAGCAGGAAAATCGACCGAGAAGCTCACAAGATGGTGTCCATCAGAGCATCATCCTCCTTCCTCTGTTTCCTCTCTTGCACCCTCCTCTCCCTACTCCTCCCTTCTTTTCTCCATGCCCAACAGGTATATGTCAACAATACTCAATTTCAATGCTATGTGAACCACTCCAACACCCTTGGCTTCCTCTGCAATGGGCAGCAGACTAAGTGTAATTCCTACCTCATCTTTAGATCTGATTCGAAAATAAACTCAGTGCCCGATATCTCCTTCCTTCTGAACGCTGATTCTGCTGAGGTTGCGCGAATCAACAATGCCTCCGTGTTTCAGACGTTCCCCATCGGCAGAGAAGTGGTAGTCCCCGTGTCCTGCTCCTGCTCAGGTAAATACTACCAATACAATTCCTCTTACGTCTTAGAGCCGGACGACACTTACCTCAGAATTGCCAATGATACGTATCAAGCCCTGACAACGTGCCAAGCTCTCATAGCACAAAACCCTTACAGTAGCACCAACCTTCCAATCCGTTCGAAAGTCATGGTGCCACTGATGTGTGCTTGTCCTACGAGAAACCAGACTCGGAATGGTGTGAAGTTTTTGCTGACGTATCCGATCGCCGAAGGGGAATATGCATCCAAGATTGCTGCGAAATTTGGTGTCGACGAACAGGGCATACTCGACGCCAATGAAATCACGGAGGACACCACCATCTATTTCTTCACACCCCTTTTGATCCCTTTCAAGAGTGAACCACCATCTTGGTCCCAAATCCTTAACCCTTCACCGCCATCATCGCCCCCTCTTCCTTCCCCGTCTCCGTCGCCCCCGTCGCCTGTAGGTGAGGGTCACAAGAAATGGGTTTTCGTTGGCGTCGGAATCGGACTCGGACTCGGTTTCCTTCTTCTGGCAGTCATATCTTCTTTGTTGGTGGTCTGTTtgcgccgtcgtcgccgccgtcgtgGTGAGGGTCTTGCTCCGGCATCTCCGACTCAGAAGCGGCAGAAACTGACAGAATCTTCTGTTTCATATGGAGATATGTCCGGCAAGAAATCGTCCACTGTCATATCGGAAAATCTTCTCGACGCCGTCCGGTCCTTGACGGTGTACAAGTACGAGGAACTACAGAGGGCTACAGATGGTTTCTCTGAGGACTCCCTAATCAAAGGGTCCGTTTACAGGGCCGTGATCAATGGGGATCAAGCGGCCGTAAAGAGTATGAAAGGGGATGTCCCTAACGAGATAAAAGTATTGAAACAGATCAACCATTCCAACGTGATCAGGCTGTCTGGTTTCTGCATCCACGAAGGGAACACTTTCTTGGTATACGAGTTCGCAGAAAATGGTTCCCTCAGCGATTGGATCCATGGTCACAGGTACCAGGACGATCAATCCTGGTCGAAGAGCACTTGCAGCCTTAGCTGGAAGCAAAGGATGCAGATTGCCTTCGATGTCGCTGATGGGCTTAGCTATCTTCACAACTACACTAGCCCAGCGCACGTTCACAAGAATCTCAAGAGCAGTAACATACTGTTAGATGATAAATTCAGAGCCAAGATTGCCAATTTTGGGTTGGCAAGAGCGGTTGGAGATCAAGAAGATGGTTTGCACTTGACCCGTCATGTCTTCGGAACTCAGGGGTACATGGCACCAGAGTACCTTGAACACGGTCTGATCACATGGAAGCTCGATGTGTTCGCCTTCGGAGTGGTGCTCCTTGAGCTGCTTTCCGGGAGGGAGGCAGTCGATCAGGCACATGTTCAATACAAAGGCGAAGTACTGCTGTCATCAGCCATTGGTCCAATACTTGAAGGAGATGATGCCAAGGAGAAGCTGAGAAGCTTTATAGATCCTTCTCTCGGAAGCGATTACCCTTTAGATCTAGCCCTCGTCATCGCTCGTTTGGCAAGTGAATGTGTAGCAGATGACATGAATTCTCGACCCTCAATGACCGATGTCCTTATGACCCTGTCAGCTTCTACTGGGTGGAGTTCGTCGAGTGCTTCAACATACGAATCTGCAGTTCTTAAGaggtaggcagttgcccacctATTTCTGGAGACTGCTTGATTTTGGTTATTGAGGCCTTTGCTTCCTCCTTGGTGTGTGTATGTGTAGGAGCAACTGTTGTACTTTCGACGTCATTCTTATGTTATTGTAACTGATTTTGCTGTTATAGATCTAGAAAAAGGTATGTAACTCATTACGTACATGTAGTTGACTGACAATCCAAGTGTGGCGCATTTTTATTGTGCATCTTTGAATTGTGAAGTTGGGGCTGCGAATGCAGCTATACCCGTATGAGGTTGCATTGTGAAATAATAGTGGAAGAATTAGTTGGCAGTAATAATTTAAAGGTATCAGCCGATTGGATGTTCTGAACGTGTTTTAAGCTGTTAAAAACTATGGAGGTTTAATCTTTGTTTCTGtttagatttgaaaaaaaattatggtattTATCTGAATGGAAAACTACAAGAAGAACAATGTGTATGCATGTGGTGTAGCTCGTTTTGTTGCAATCAAAGTACATGTCAGATTTTCCTTCACATGAATTTCTGCAATATCCATGGTACGAATATTGGGATGGCATCTATTTGTAGTAATTTTATGGTATGAATAGAAAGTGTTGGCAGTAGAAAGTTCAAGGACATGGTCGGGGGACAGCAGGTGATGGATAAACTCAAGCAGGATTTTGCCACCTCTCTGGTGGATCAAATACTGTCAGGCTTTGACAGCCTAATAAACATGCAAACGTTTTGGCTcatattttgttcttaatgaAAGGCACAACAAGTGGTATCATAACGAGGCTTCCACCTCTAGAATCAGGCTACAGCAATCTGGAGGTACACCAACCTGAACTTAACACACGCACGATATAATGATGTATCATGCAGAGTGGACACGCCAATACCATTAAGACATCCAGAAACAGCACAGGTCGTTCTCAGCATCAACACGAGGCAGAACTAAAATCTCAAGTCAGGGGGCGAAAGCATGTGCAGAACTTCATTAGAAGAGGCAGAGGTAGAACTAAAAGCTCAAGTCAGGGGGCGAAAGCAATGTGCAGAACTTCATTAGAAGAGGCAGAGGTAGAGATGGAAGGAGCACAAATGAACTTGGTAGAGGGACAAGGAGCAGGGGCAACTGAGACTTCAGCAGATCGGCATGCTGAGAAAGAGAACAAGGTTGACATGGTCATGGTTCTGCTTGAACAATGAAAGTCATCAGCCGGATATGAAGGGGCTGGCGAACCGGACATCTCGGTGGGATCTACAGATGCTGCTATTCAACGAAAAGCCCTCTGCtatattttggatctcaaactgCCAGTTGAAGGAATCTGTAGATTACAGCAGAAATTCCTGGATATTGTGTGATCTCTAAGGTGGACGTTATTGGAGACTCGGGCAGGATCGTCATTTTTTTGGGTTGATACAAATGTAAGTTTACTGTCTTGCAAACCTTCTGCCTTTTGGATTGAATGTCAATTTAGAACAGTAGAACTGAATGtagattttgttgttttggggGGTTTAGCTCTACCCCGCTTTTAGACATAGAAGATGTCAGTTTTCTGATATGAGTTTTGCAATCCCGTCGTTGCAAATCCTCTCATCTGTTTGAGAGGTCTTAATGTTGTATTGGAAGGTGATGGCAAAATTGAGGGAAGCCCTATGCCGGCAGCATGTGCTGCCTTTTCCCAACGCAACCAAATACTAGAAAAAACCCCAGTATAGACCGACCGACACAATTAAGTACTTAATGCCCCCATAATACAAAGGAGTAACACCCAAAAAAGTTAAGGCAAAACACCATCATTATTTTCATCGTGCCAAAACATTCTACAAGCTGCTTGGCCagataaaaaaaaccaaaccaaaccaTAAAAGGCCAAAAAGAGCACACCTTGCAATGCATGCCCAATCTCTATGGACATGGCTGGCTGGAACCCGAACAGCAACATGCCAAAATGCCATAATTGTGGACGAGCAAGTTAATGGCAGCAGCCAGGCACTTGGGAAACAAATTGATAGGCACAGAAACAACGAGACAAGACAGCGAATCCAGACTGAGAAAGAACTGGTTCAATATGCAGATGACATCGTAGTCTTTGGACGAACATTGTCTGCACCATAATTGTTCGATATGCAGATGACATCGTAGTCTTTGGACAAGCTACCGTTCGACAAATGGTGCAGACAATGTTCATCTTAAAGGCTTTCTCTATGCTTTCTGGCCTCTATATTAATGACTCTAAATGCTCAATTTCCCTCTTCAATGTCAATCAGGAGGTTAGAAGGGCAGcctctttcatttttaactGTCCACTTGCCAATCTCGCTATCTTTTTTGGGTCTTGCTCTTAAAGTAGGGAGGTTTACAACCGTTGATTGGACTCCATATGTGGACAGGGTTGAATCAAGATTGTGGTCATGTCAACAACATATCTCTTGATGGAAGGTCCATTGACCCTTATCAAGCATGTGTTGTCCACAATTCCTATGCGCTTAGTGTCTCTTGTGCC
Coding sequences:
- the LOC126410521 gene encoding putative FBD-associated F-box protein At5g56820 codes for the protein MPSLTTAMVSFVGQLDDPRTDDGALVAFLKGFANVTTLFLHFRPFHRRKLFFQPHPDLLFHFLNLVELQLVISRGRLVWWDLWILLMACPCLQNLLLSFPLNEETDDYIGKFRNSFERPNEIPNCLIHHLKRVEMTGFVGDEDDMQLIALILKVAIALERAHICIAKRCCCIKGGDCCISAKDAQKV
- the LOC116245768 gene encoding protein LYK5-like, whose amino-acid sequence is MVSIRASSSFLCFLSCTLLSLLLPSFLHAQQVYVNNTQFQCYVNHSNTLGFLCNGQQTKCNSYLIFRSDSKINSVPDISFLLNADSAEVARINNASVFQTFPIGREVVVPVSCSCSGKYYQYNSSYVLEPDDTYLRIANDTYQALTTCQALIAQNPYSSTNLPIRSKVMVPLMCACPTRNQTRNGVKFLLTYPIAEGEYASKIAAKFGVDEQGILDANEITEDTTIYFFTPLLIPFKSEPPSWSQILNPSPPSSPPLPSPSPSPPSPVGEGHKKWVFVGVGIGLGLGFLLLAVISSLLVVCLRRRRRRRGEGLAPASPTQKRQKLTESSVSYGDMSGKKSSTVISENLLDAVRSLTVYKYEELQRATDGFSEDSLIKGSVYRAVINGDQAAVKSMKGDVPNEIKVLKQINHSNVIRLSGFCIHEGNTFLVYEFAENGSLSDWIHGHRYQDDQSWSKSTCSLSWKQRMQIAFDVADGLSYLHNYTSPAHVHKNLKSSNILLDDKFRAKIANFGLARAVGDQEDGLHLTRHVFGTQGYMAPEYLEHGLITWKLDVFAFGVVLLELLSGREAVDQAHVQYKGEVLLSSAIGPILEGDDAKEKLRSFIDPSLGSDYPLDLALVIARLASECVADDMNSRPSMTDVLMTLSASTGWSSSSASTYESAVLKR